One window from the genome of Nicotiana tomentosiformis chromosome 5, ASM39032v3, whole genome shotgun sequence encodes:
- the LOC138893001 gene encoding uncharacterized protein produces MGVAESSGVFFTTFQLRGAAYQWWRAYELGSPAEAASLTWTQFSDMFLREYVPLSLKDAWCAEFEQLRQGAMIVSEYAVCFSDLARYASALVTTVRERVRRFI; encoded by the coding sequence ATGGGcgtagcggagtcgagtggggttttttttactacattccagcttagaggagcagcttatcagtggtggcgtgcttatgagttgggtagtccggctgaggcagcttcacttacctggactcagttctcagacatgttcttgagagagtatgTTCCCCTGAGTCTCAAAGATGCAtggtgcgcagagtttgagcagttgcgccagggtgctatgattgtgtccgagtatgcagtttgcttcagtgatttggcccgataTGCATCAGCCTTGGttaccacagttcgagagagaGTTCGTCGATTTATTTAG
- the LOC104093553 gene encoding cytochrome P450 78A7-like: MDLVMMTKDSNWWVFTLPAFLGSKTFLDEYVIISIVLAFLSITLITWACSPGGVAWKNGRNHSGKIPIPGPRGFPIIGSLFTLSRGLAHRSLASAAWTQKAKQLMAFSLGSTPVVVSSDPQIAKEILTSPQFADRPIKQSAKSLMFSRAIGFAPNGTYWRLLRRIASSHLFAPKRIAAHETGRQLDCSVMIRDIVNEQLENGTVSLRKHLQLAALNNIMGSVFGKRYNKNGKELKELQDMVKEGFELLGAFNWSDYLPWLRFFYDPSGIVQRCEALVPRVRKLVKAIIEEHRCSAESKTVSDNADFVDVLLSLDGAEELEEDDMVAVLWEMIFRGTDTTALLTEWVMAELILHPKVLKKLQKEVDDVTMGKAVTDADVARMPYLQAIVKETLRVHPPGPLLSWARLSTTDVQLSNGMVVPSHTAAMVNMWAITHDSDVWENPLEFKPERFMEAEGGANVDVRGGDLRLAPFGAGRRVCPGKNLGLVIVMLWVAKLLQNFEWVQDEIHPVDLEEVLKLSCEMKNPLVVMAIQRNVPF; this comes from the exons ATGGATTTGGTTATGATGACAAAGGATTCCAACTGGTGGGTGTTTACACTACCAGCATTTCTTGGTTCGAAAACTTTTCTTGACGAATATGTTATCATTTCCATTGTTTTAGCCTTTCTGTCAATCACTCTAATCACCTGGGCTTGTTCCCCCGGGGGTGTAGCTTGGAAAAATGGTCGTAACCATAGTGGAAAAATCCCAATTCCTGGACCCCGTGGATTTCCAATTATCGGTAGCCTTTTCACTCTAAGCCGCGGCTTGGCTCATCGCTCTTTAGCCTCCGCGGCTTGGACTCAAAAAGCTAAACAGCTTATGGCTTTTAGCCTTGGTTCTACCCCTGTAGTTGTGTCCTCCGATCCTCAAATAGCTAAAGAGATTCTAACTTCTCCTCAGTTTGCTGATCGCCCCATTAAACAATCCGCTAAGAGCCTTATGTTTAGCCGAGCCATCGGGTTCGCTCCTAATGGAACTTATTGGCGTTTGCTGCGCCGTATTGCTTCGTCGCATCTCTTTGCACCAAAGCGAATTGCGGCGCATGAAACGGGCCGTCAACTTGACTGCTCCGTTATGATACGTGACATAGTAAATGAACAGTTGGAAAATGGGACAGTTTCTTTGAGGAAACATTTGCAGTTGGCTGCTTTGAATAATATAATGGGAAGTGTTTTTGGAAAACGCTATAATAAAAATGGCAAAGAGCTAAAGGAGTTGCAAGATATGGTGAAGGAAGGATTTGAATTATTGGGTGCTTTTAATTGGTCTGATTATCTTCCGTGGCTGAGGTTTTTCTATGACCCTTCCGGTATTGTCCAACGTTGTGAAGCTCTTGTGCCACGTGTACGAAAGCTTGTCAAagccattattgaggaacacagGTGCAGTGCTGAATCCAAAACGGTGTCGGATAATGCAGATTTTGTGGACGTTCTTTTATCTCTTGATGGAGCAGAAGAGCTAGAGGAAGATGACATGGTTGCCGTTCTATGG GAAATGATTTTTAGAGGAACTGATACTACGGCACTCTTAACGGAGTGGGTTATGGCTGAGCTTATATTACACCCTAAGGTGCTGAAGAAGTTACAAAAAGAAGTTGATGATGTCACAATGGGTAAAGCCGTGACTGATGCTGACGTTGCTCGGATGCCATACTTACAGGCAATTGTGAAGGAGACTTTAAGGGTTCATCCACCAGGTCCACTTCTCTCCTGGGCAAGACTTTCTACAACTGACGTTCAACTAAGCAATGGCATGGTTGTTCCCTCTCATACGGCAGCAATGGTTAACATGTGGGCTATTACACATGATTCCGATGTGTGGGAAAATCCACTTGAGTTCAAGCCTGAGCGTTTCATGGAGGCTGAAGGTGGTGCGAATGTTGACGTGAGAGGTGGTGACCTCCGCTTGGCACCGTTTGGGGCAGGGAGGAGAGTGTGCCCGGGGAAGAATTTAGGATTGGTCATAGTGATGCTGTGGGTGGCCAAGTTGCTGCAGAATTTCGAGTGGGTCCAGGATGAAATCCATCCAGTTGACTTGGAAGAAGTTCTGAAATTATCATGTGAGATGAAGAATCCCCTTGTTGTTATGGCCATTCAGAGGAATGTTCCGTTTTAG